In Candidatus Binatia bacterium, the genomic window GCCGTAGAGCGTCGTGCCGTCGTGGCGGTCGCGGCCGTAGGCGGTCAGGTCCTGAGCGATGAGATTGATTTCTTTGACTCCATCCCGCCCGAGAGCTATCGCTTCATTCACGATCGAATCGATCGGACGGCTGCGATGGGGCCCGCGAAGCTCGGGGATGATGCAAAACGCGCACTTGTGATCGCAGCCTTCGGAGGCTTTGACGAAGGCCGTATGCGATGGAGTCGCGCGCAGTCTCGGCGTGGCGTGGTCGTACAGGTAACTCGGAAGGCCGACGTAGAGCCGCTTCTTGTTCGACCGGTGCGACTGCAAGATCTCCGCGATTCTCGGAACCTCTCCGGTGCCGATGAAAAGATCCACCTCCGGGAGTTCCCTCGCCAGATCGTCGGCGTACCTTTGCGGCAGGCAGCCGGCGACGACCAGCGTCTTTAGGCTGCCCGTTTCCTTCAAACGTGCGACTTCCAGAATGGCGTCGATCGATTCCTCTTTGGCGGCGTCGATGAAGCTGCACGTGTTGACCAAAACGATGTCCGCCTGCCCGGCCTCCGGAACGACCTCGTACTCGGCCTGGCGCAGCACGCCGGCCATGACCTCCGTATCGACGAGATTCCGGGCGCAGCCCAGGCTGACGATGTTGACTTTCTCCGCCACTATCTTGCCCCCATATCGACGACGTCGACGCCCTTCGGAACTTGAAGCTTGAAGACCGCGTCGTTGAGTCCCACGCCCCGGCGCATGTTGGAAAAGCGGACCGTGGTCAAATTTCCCGCCGGATCGCGGATGCGCGCCCAACCGATCGCAAAAGTCTGGCGGTCGACGCCGAGCACGACCTCGTCCACGCCCTTCGACCCGTCTTTGGGACCGAGCTGCAAAACGTACAGTCCACCCTCCTCGCCTTTGGCGGTCACCTTGAAATCCCGTTTGAGGTTGCCGATGCCGAGCAGGAACGTGAGGGGAACATCCGAGCGGAATGCGCTCTTCAGCGGGCTTTTCAGGACCTGTCCCTGGTCCGGCTGATAAAAGTATATGTTCTGACCGTCGGCGAGAACCCATTGGTCCTTGGGCTCTTCGTAGCGCCAGAGCATCTTTCCCGGACGTTTGAAATAAACCTTCCCCCAGGCCTTCAGAGTGCGGTTGATCGTCTTGAGCTCCGTCTCCTGGCGAAAATCGGCCGTGAAGTCGGCCGCTGAATCGTAGCTCTTTTGCAGCGCATCGACGATCTGGTCTTCGTTTTTGCCTTCTTCCGCGGCGAAGCTGTAAACGGGTGCCGTACACGTCAGAAGCGACATCGCGGCGGCCAGTGCTCTCCGTTTAAGTTTCGATTTTGCGCGCATAGACTTCGCGTGGCTTGGCGCCGTCGGCCGGGCCGACCACTCCATCCCGTTCCATTTGTTCTATCATACGTGCGGCGCGATTATAACCCACGCGGAGCCTGCGTTGAATCATCGAGATCGAGGCCTGCTGCGTCTCGGTCACCAGCTCGACCGCGCTGTCGTACATCTCGTCGTATTCGTCCTCGCCGTCGGCCGACTCGATCTCCTTTTTCGCCTCGAAGACATCGAGCCGGTAATGCGGCTTCGCCTGCTGGGTGATAAAATCCATCACCTTGCGTATCTCGTGGTCTGAAACGTAAGCGCCGTGAACGCGGCTTAAGCGCGCCGTCCCGGGCGGCAGAAAGAGCATGTCGCCGTCGCCGAGGAGGCGCTCCGCGCCGATAGAATCCAAAATCGTGCGCGAATCGACGCGCGAGGTCACCTGGAAAGATATGCGCGCCGGAAAGTTCGCCTTGATGAGGCCGGTGATGACATCCACCGACGGCCGCTGCGTCGCCAAGATCATATGGATGCCGGAGGCCCTGGCTTTTTGCGCCAGCCGGGTGATGTATTCTTCGATGTCACGGCCGACGGTCATCATCAAATCGGCCAACTCATCCACCACGATGACGATGCGGGGGAGCCGCTCGTGCACCAGCGGCGGCGTCTCGCTGAGATCGCCGCCGGCCTCCTCGGGAGGGTTTTCGGCTTCGTTCAGATCGATAACCTTCCGCTTCTCGACCGCGTCCTTCTCCACG contains:
- a CDS encoding outer membrane lipoprotein carrier protein LolA, with the protein product MRAKSKLKRRALAAAMSLLTCTAPVYSFAAEEGKNEDQIVDALQKSYDSAADFTADFRQETELKTINRTLKAWGKVYFKRPGKMLWRYEEPKDQWVLADGQNIYFYQPDQGQVLKSPLKSAFRSDVPLTFLLGIGNLKRDFKVTAKGEEGGLYVLQLGPKDGSKGVDEVVLGVDRQTFAIGWARIRDPAGNLTTVRFSNMRRGVGLNDAVFKLQVPKGVDVVDMGAR